Genomic segment of Streptomyces sp. SS1-1:
CGGTAGTGAGGACCGGGATACACCTCGCCCTGCTCGTGCTGCCAGAGAGTCTGAGGATTCGCGGCGGGAATGCCCTTCAGCTTGGCCTGCTCAGCAACCTGACGGAGGCGCTCACCGGCCTTCTCCAGGGTCAGCCCGTGAGCCTCACGCTGCTCGCGCAGCTTGTCCGGACGCCAGCCCGCTCGGTGCTTTCCCACCCTGTGCCCCTCCGTGATCGCCATGGCCGTGAGCCTAGAGCTGGCCCCGCAAATCCCATGTGTACGCGGATGTTGAAAACCCGTGAACCCAGGTGTGCACGAGCTTCGACAAGCCGCTGTGATGTCCCGTTCCGCTCTCCCCGGATGTGATGGCTCCCACAAGAAGAGCAGGTCGAGGGGGCAGAGCGCAGTGAACGGTAAACCCAAGAGCGAGGGTCTTGGTGGGCAATCTCAGCGGATGGCAGCAGGCGACGAGGTGTCGGACTCACCCGTTACCTCCGTGCCACATGCCTGGACGGAGAATGTCTTCCCAGACCTCCAGCGGTCCGTCCTCGTCGGAGTAGACGGTGCGCAGGACGAGGACAGGCACCGGCACATCTGCAGGAATGTCGATTCCGAATTCCTCAAGTTCGTTGGTGGATGCCAGACGGGCGGTGCTTTGCTCCGGGCCCGCGATGACCTGCTTGCCGGTGCGCTCGGTGTACAGATCATGTCGAAACTTTGGCATTGGACTGGCATCGAGCAACTCAGGCAGCGACTCCAGCGCTCGAATATGGATGACGTTCAACGCCAACACGGTGGGCTTGCCGTCTCGCATGAACGTACGCCGTCGAAACACGATCTCGTCATAGAGCTCGATGCCGAGCAGGTTCGCAACTTCCGAGTCGGCACAGGAGCGCAGATCGGAGCGCGAGTTCACGTAGGTCTCCCGAGGCGCCAGAGGGCGGCCAGTGCGACGCAGCCGCTCCAAGCGAGCAGCGCCCGTCACGACCGTCGGCGGCGTTTCCGTTGGCCCCAGGACCGTGGTCCCGCTGCCTTGCGTGGTGCGTACGAGCCCTTCGGCCTCCAGGGCCTGATAGGCGCGGTGAACGGTCGCAGTGGCCCCCTTCCCCGCTTCGACCTGGGCTTGGACCGACGGGAGACGCTCTCCAGGCGCGTATACCCCTTCGTCGATCTGTGCCGCGATCTCGTCGGCGATCTGACGCCACTTCGGCAGTTGCTTGGGCGGGGGCATCGCGACTCCTTCGGGTTGATGGCACCAGTGAACCCCTTCTAGAAGACCTTGACAAGTCTTCTAGAAGGGTTCATGGTCGTACTCGTGCAGTTCGTCGCCTCGCAAGGGACGCCCTGACAGCACGACTGCAAGACCGCAGGAAGTTGTCCGCCTCGCAAGAGGGGGCCGGGATGTGGCACCAACAAACTCCCGGGTTCTCGACTCCCTGCATGTACGTCGCAGCGCTATGCGCTGTCCGTCCTCCAGGACGCCGGGCTTCCGGTGCGCCTGGTGGGTGGAGAGAGCACCGCGACGCAGCCCGTACCCCTCCGCACGCAAGGAGATTCCGCATGACCATCACGTCCGCGATGCCCAAGGCCAAGGAGCGGAAGCGCCGGATCCGGACGAAGCGGGTCAGCAGCCTCCCCGCCATCAAGCTCTCGCAGCTCCGGCCGTCGCACATCGACCTCCGCAACCCGCTCAAGGCCGTCCTGGTCTGCGTGGACTGCGGGACCTGGGTGCCCATCACCGGCATGCAGGGCACGGTTCAGAAGCTGGTCCCGCACCACACCGGCAAGGCCTACGTTGACGCCGCAATCCGCTGCCGGAGCAGCAACCGCCGTGTTGAGTTCGACATGACGATTCCCGAGTGGTGCCGGGCCTTGACCGACGCGGTCAAGGAAGCCTCCAGCCGCCAGTCCACCGCGGTGCTGCCCAAGGCATTCAGCCCGCAGACCGACCGGACCCTGCGGGCTCGT
This window contains:
- a CDS encoding GntR family transcriptional regulator, coding for MPPPKQLPKWRQIADEIAAQIDEGVYAPGERLPSVQAQVEAGKGATATVHRAYQALEAEGLVRTTQGSGTTVLGPTETPPTVVTGAARLERLRRTGRPLAPRETYVNSRSDLRSCADSEVANLLGIELYDEIVFRRRTFMRDGKPTVLALNVIHIRALESLPELLDASPMPKFRHDLYTERTGKQVIAGPEQSTARLASTNELEEFGIDIPADVPVPVLVLRTVYSDEDGPLEVWEDILRPGMWHGGNG